The following coding sequences lie in one Maniola jurtina chromosome 11, ilManJurt1.1, whole genome shotgun sequence genomic window:
- the LOC123869504 gene encoding protein fuzzy homolog isoform X2, which yields MSIIVIAIGSESGVPIFSKKVGNNENIQFSTIASLHGINMFTKCHNLQMINTLVDNGTILWKEYCKSVTLIGIATGGLECDLELLLSCIHDVMVFCIGKKELENMKNLDQIKRDLRQCYPILDYLLESLDPNSVPRSTIVLDFIQSLLCPQAQQLQQVLDNYAQSVTGRWACLTIHGHLVATSSDFCELDPREARLLLLLAAAQDGAPLRDTLVYLPQMSPNVAFRAVTCKLLADVYVLVICGATPPLSQIDEIVLQCWEGYAQIIKEAKLVYPRNFPLSVTFDTILLGLLVINVSKRRCVFSRHLHATQKSRGMSGVHRIDILRTFYITTAKDLAPELKITEGEEKDY from the exons atgtcTATCATAGTTATAGCAATAGGATCGGAAAGTGGTGTACCAATATTTTCCAAGAAAGTGGGCAATAATGAAAAC ATTCAGTTTTCAACAATAGCATCGCTACATGGGATTAACATGTTCACAAAATGTCACAACTTGCAAATGATCAATACACTAGTTGATAATGGAACTATACTGTGGAAGGAATATTGTAAAAG TGTGACATTGATTGGAATTGCTACTGGAGGGCTTGAATGTGATTTGGAACTCCTACTATCCTGTATCCACGATGTCATGGTATTCTGCATTGGTAAGAAGGAATTGGAAAACATGAAGAACTTAGATCAAATAAAGAGGGACCTCAGACAGTGTTATCCTATATTGGATTATCTACTGGAATCTTTGGATCCTAATTCTGTGCCTCGATCAACAATAGTGTTGGATTTTATTCAGAGTTTATTGTGTCCTCAAGCACAGCAATTGCAG CAAGTGTTAGACAACTACGCACAAAGTGTGACGGGTAGGTGGGCCTGCCTAACAATACACGGACACTTGGTAGCCACAAGCTCAGACTTCTGTGAGCTGGATCCGAGGGAGGCGAGGCTACTGCTGCTACTGGCGGCAGCTCAGGACGGCGCTCCGTTGAGGGATACTCTAGTGTATTTGCCGCAAATGAGCCCTAAT GTAGCGTTCAGAGCAGTAACATGCAAATTGCTAGCAGATGTGTACGTGTTAGTGATCTGTGGAGCGACGCCGCCGCTGTCGCAGATAGACGAAATAGTGCTGCAGTGCTGGGAGGGCTACGCACAGATTATAAAGGAGGCCAAGCTTGTGTACCCCAGGAATTTCCCCTTGAGCGTTACATTTGATACAATTTTGTTGGG GTTACTAGTAATAAACGTGAGCAAGCGTCGTTGCGTGTTTTCGCGTCACCTTCACGCCACTCAGAAGAGCAGAGGCATGTCGGGCGTTCACAGGATCGACATCCTCAGGACATTCTACATCACCACTGCTAAAGACTTGGCGCCGGAGCTGAAAATTACGGAAGGGGAAGAAAAAG ATTATTGA
- the LOC123869500 gene encoding sodium/hydrogen exchanger 9B2-like isoform X1 encodes MERNTPRTDEHNHSKNGSRSWWQEICLRCHEADQTPSREPAWWGKVFPFPLFPTFRQSAQQLCIIIFFLLTWGILYAELGEPLSLNGELLSMTVLVISAYLIGWIWLKITTLPALIGMLLTGILFQNLHLVHMTDTYRKLNQDLRKIALVIILMRAGLGLNADVLKKHYVAVLQLGLLPWLVECIAISVTSHYLLHLPWIWAFLLGSMIASVSPAVVVPCLFRLRDEGYGVSKGIPTLLLAAAAIDDSVSVAVFAIILNAMFSAGSVTFNIIKGPLSIVAGVVLGSLWGAFASFIPERGDTYAVPLRFLILFLGGLFSLFISNLIGWSGAGPLAIVSSGFIAAFYWEKEGWPINKNPVSNIFRILWIFFEPILFAFTGAQITISALDPQVISMGAICLVSCLLLRVIATFLVSFGCGLNSKEKLFIGLTWLAKATVQAALGPAALDLVSNGQTAGGSKGEEEAYAKAILAVSVLSVVISAPLGAILIAITGPRLLTRDSTKRVVHDIQNVTENNTAL; translated from the exons ATGGAGCGAAATACTCCTAGAACAG ATGAACATAATCACAGCAAAAACGGATCTCGTTC ATGGTGGCAGGAAATTTGTTTACGATGCCATGAAGCCGATCAAACACCATCTCGAGAACCGGCATGGTGGGGGAAGGTTTTTCCTTTTCCATTATTTCCAACATTCAGACAGTCTGCTCAACAGctttgtattataatttttt TTCTCCTTACATGGGGTATATTGTATGCTGAACTAGGAGAACCCCTAAGTTTGAATGGAGAACTTTTGAGTATGACAGTTCTAGTCATCTCTGCGTACTTAATCGGCTGGATCTGGCTGAAAATTACTACTTTACCAGCTTTAATAGGCATGCTACTTACCGGTATACTATTCCAAAATTTACATTTGGTGCATATGACAGATACATATCGAAAGCTGAACCAAGATCTAAG GAAAATTGCGCtagtaattatattaatgaGAGCTGGATTAGGTCTTAATGCAGATGTCCTGAAAAAACACTACGTTGCTGTATTACAACTTGGATTGCTTCCATGGTTGGTTGAATGTATAGCTATCAGTGTCACATCGCATTATTTGTTGCATTTACCATGGATTTGGG CATTTCTTTTGGGCTCTATGATCGCATCAGTTTCACCTGCAGTGGTAGTTCCGTGTTTATTCAGACTAAGGGATGAAGGTTATGGGGTCTCTAAGGGAATACCAACATTATTACTAGCTGCAGCTGCCATAGATGATTCGGTCAGCGTGGCCGTATTTGCCATTATCCTGAATGCAATGTTTTCAGCCGGCTCTGTCacctttaatataataaag GGTCCTCTATCAATCGTTGCTGGAGTAGTTCTTGGTTCACTGTGGGGTGCTTTTGCATCATTTATACCCGAAAGAGGAGATACTTACGCTGTTCCACTCAGATTTTTAATTCTATTCTTGGGTGGTTTATTTTCACTATTTATTTCAAATCTAATTGGATGGAGTGGCGCAG GTCCATTGGCGATAGTGTCGTCTGGTTTTATTGCTGCCTTTTACTGGGAGAAAGAAGGATGGCCTATTAACAAAAATCCCGTCAGcaatatttttaggattctcTGGATATTCTTCGAACCAATTCTGTTTGCTTTCACCGGTGCCCAAATCacg ATAAGTGCGTTAGATCCTCAAGTAATATCAATGGGAGCAATATGCCTCGTTTCGTGTCTCTTGTTGCGTGTCATTGCAACATTTTTAGTGAGCTTTGGATGTGGTCTCAATAGTAAGGAGAAACTCTTTATTGGCCTCACTTGGTTGGCAAAAGCTACTGTTCAG gCAGCTTTGGGACCAGCAGCATTAGACTTGGTTAGTAACGGACAGACGGCTGGTGGTTCAAAAGGAGAAGAAGAAGCATACGCGAAAGCTATTCTCGCTGTGAGTGTACTTAGCGTGGTGATATCAGCACCCTTGGGAGCAATCCTTATCGCGATTACAGGACCTCGGCTGCTTACGCGTGATT CAACCAAAAGAGTGGTGCATGATATTCAGAATGTAACGGAAAACAATACTGCATTATAA
- the LOC123869500 gene encoding sodium/hydrogen exchanger 9B2-like isoform X2: MNIITAKTDLVLLLTWGILYAELGEPLSLNGELLSMTVLVISAYLIGWIWLKITTLPALIGMLLTGILFQNLHLVHMTDTYRKLNQDLRKIALVIILMRAGLGLNADVLKKHYVAVLQLGLLPWLVECIAISVTSHYLLHLPWIWAFLLGSMIASVSPAVVVPCLFRLRDEGYGVSKGIPTLLLAAAAIDDSVSVAVFAIILNAMFSAGSVTFNIIKGPLSIVAGVVLGSLWGAFASFIPERGDTYAVPLRFLILFLGGLFSLFISNLIGWSGAGPLAIVSSGFIAAFYWEKEGWPINKNPVSNIFRILWIFFEPILFAFTGAQITISALDPQVISMGAICLVSCLLLRVIATFLVSFGCGLNSKEKLFIGLTWLAKATVQAALGPAALDLVSNGQTAGGSKGEEEAYAKAILAVSVLSVVISAPLGAILIAITGPRLLTRDSTKRVVHDIQNVTENNTAL; encoded by the exons ATGAACATAATCACAGCAAAAACGGATCTCGTTC TTCTCCTTACATGGGGTATATTGTATGCTGAACTAGGAGAACCCCTAAGTTTGAATGGAGAACTTTTGAGTATGACAGTTCTAGTCATCTCTGCGTACTTAATCGGCTGGATCTGGCTGAAAATTACTACTTTACCAGCTTTAATAGGCATGCTACTTACCGGTATACTATTCCAAAATTTACATTTGGTGCATATGACAGATACATATCGAAAGCTGAACCAAGATCTAAG GAAAATTGCGCtagtaattatattaatgaGAGCTGGATTAGGTCTTAATGCAGATGTCCTGAAAAAACACTACGTTGCTGTATTACAACTTGGATTGCTTCCATGGTTGGTTGAATGTATAGCTATCAGTGTCACATCGCATTATTTGTTGCATTTACCATGGATTTGGG CATTTCTTTTGGGCTCTATGATCGCATCAGTTTCACCTGCAGTGGTAGTTCCGTGTTTATTCAGACTAAGGGATGAAGGTTATGGGGTCTCTAAGGGAATACCAACATTATTACTAGCTGCAGCTGCCATAGATGATTCGGTCAGCGTGGCCGTATTTGCCATTATCCTGAATGCAATGTTTTCAGCCGGCTCTGTCacctttaatataataaag GGTCCTCTATCAATCGTTGCTGGAGTAGTTCTTGGTTCACTGTGGGGTGCTTTTGCATCATTTATACCCGAAAGAGGAGATACTTACGCTGTTCCACTCAGATTTTTAATTCTATTCTTGGGTGGTTTATTTTCACTATTTATTTCAAATCTAATTGGATGGAGTGGCGCAG GTCCATTGGCGATAGTGTCGTCTGGTTTTATTGCTGCCTTTTACTGGGAGAAAGAAGGATGGCCTATTAACAAAAATCCCGTCAGcaatatttttaggattctcTGGATATTCTTCGAACCAATTCTGTTTGCTTTCACCGGTGCCCAAATCacg ATAAGTGCGTTAGATCCTCAAGTAATATCAATGGGAGCAATATGCCTCGTTTCGTGTCTCTTGTTGCGTGTCATTGCAACATTTTTAGTGAGCTTTGGATGTGGTCTCAATAGTAAGGAGAAACTCTTTATTGGCCTCACTTGGTTGGCAAAAGCTACTGTTCAG gCAGCTTTGGGACCAGCAGCATTAGACTTGGTTAGTAACGGACAGACGGCTGGTGGTTCAAAAGGAGAAGAAGAAGCATACGCGAAAGCTATTCTCGCTGTGAGTGTACTTAGCGTGGTGATATCAGCACCCTTGGGAGCAATCCTTATCGCGATTACAGGACCTCGGCTGCTTACGCGTGATT CAACCAAAAGAGTGGTGCATGATATTCAGAATGTAACGGAAAACAATACTGCATTATAA
- the LOC123869504 gene encoding protein fuzzy homolog isoform X1, whose protein sequence is MSIIVIAIGSESGVPIFSKKVGNNENIQFSTIASLHGINMFTKCHNLQMINTLVDNGTILWKEYCKSVTLIGIATGGLECDLELLLSCIHDVMVFCIGKKELENMKNLDQIKRDLRQCYPILDYLLESLDPNSVPRSTIVLDFIQSLLCPQAQQLQQVLDNYAQSVTGRWACLTIHGHLVATSSDFCELDPREARLLLLLAAAQDGAPLRDTLVYLPQMSPNVAFRAVTCKLLADVYVLVICGATPPLSQIDEIVLQCWEGYAQIIKEAKLVYPRNFPLSVTFDTILLGLLVINVSKRRCVFSRHLHATQKSRGMSGVHRIDILRTFYITTAKDLAPELKITEGEEKDSMDGAVSETYWCSEYHKCHAQRAGTLLCCALYAHTVPTHTMRLLTSQILQDLSTNKEIYW, encoded by the exons atgtcTATCATAGTTATAGCAATAGGATCGGAAAGTGGTGTACCAATATTTTCCAAGAAAGTGGGCAATAATGAAAAC ATTCAGTTTTCAACAATAGCATCGCTACATGGGATTAACATGTTCACAAAATGTCACAACTTGCAAATGATCAATACACTAGTTGATAATGGAACTATACTGTGGAAGGAATATTGTAAAAG TGTGACATTGATTGGAATTGCTACTGGAGGGCTTGAATGTGATTTGGAACTCCTACTATCCTGTATCCACGATGTCATGGTATTCTGCATTGGTAAGAAGGAATTGGAAAACATGAAGAACTTAGATCAAATAAAGAGGGACCTCAGACAGTGTTATCCTATATTGGATTATCTACTGGAATCTTTGGATCCTAATTCTGTGCCTCGATCAACAATAGTGTTGGATTTTATTCAGAGTTTATTGTGTCCTCAAGCACAGCAATTGCAG CAAGTGTTAGACAACTACGCACAAAGTGTGACGGGTAGGTGGGCCTGCCTAACAATACACGGACACTTGGTAGCCACAAGCTCAGACTTCTGTGAGCTGGATCCGAGGGAGGCGAGGCTACTGCTGCTACTGGCGGCAGCTCAGGACGGCGCTCCGTTGAGGGATACTCTAGTGTATTTGCCGCAAATGAGCCCTAAT GTAGCGTTCAGAGCAGTAACATGCAAATTGCTAGCAGATGTGTACGTGTTAGTGATCTGTGGAGCGACGCCGCCGCTGTCGCAGATAGACGAAATAGTGCTGCAGTGCTGGGAGGGCTACGCACAGATTATAAAGGAGGCCAAGCTTGTGTACCCCAGGAATTTCCCCTTGAGCGTTACATTTGATACAATTTTGTTGGG GTTACTAGTAATAAACGTGAGCAAGCGTCGTTGCGTGTTTTCGCGTCACCTTCACGCCACTCAGAAGAGCAGAGGCATGTCGGGCGTTCACAGGATCGACATCCTCAGGACATTCTACATCACCACTGCTAAAGACTTGGCGCCGGAGCTGAAAATTACGGAAGGGGAAGAAAAAG ATAGTATGGACGGTGCAGTGAGTGAAACCTACTGGTGCTCGGAGTACCACAAGTGCCACGCGCAGAGAGCCGGCACTCTGCTGTGCTGTGCGTTGTACGCGCATACCGTACCTACTCATACTATGAG ATTATTGACCAGTCAAATACTCCAGGACTTGTCCACAAACAAAGAGATTTATTGGTGA